The nucleotide window TGGAATTGCTAATTGATGACCGAATCGCTTCTATAGCACCTCCACCTCATTATCTTGGACTAGCGGCATCTCCCACTTCGCCATCTCAGCCTCCTACTCATTCTTCTCAACTGTCCGTACTTCCAATATGTCATTCCATGTCTCCATCAATTACTATACTGATTACAAGACTCCCCATAAATCCTCATGTTAATGGGAGAAAATACGAGAGATTTGAGCCAATGGTCCAATCTACAATGCTGCAAATGAACCTCAAGGGGACTGGATCAACTCATGTAGCCAAAAGAAGGAAAGAAAAACACTCTCCAATGTTTCTTTATGAAATGACCCATTCTGAGAAATGTTCATCTACTAATTTCTTCTTTTGGCCACCCCTGCCATTTCATATATAATCTTCCAAGCCTACGTCCCAACCTAGGTCTTTAGAGCAAGAAGAACGTAACATGAAAATACCTCAATAAATGCCAATCGTGCCCCTGATCTCTTCATTCTCCATTCTCAGAGACACAAATTTAATATTATGGAGAGTGTTGGGATTTAAAATGATGGTGAGGGTAAGATTTTTATAACTGATTGGTTTCTTTGTTTGACCCCCTAGTGATAAACTGTGAACTACAGTAACGGTGAAATATGAAATCCTTAATTTTAATTTATATCAAATATACAAGTCTATCATCATATTTATATATAGGCATTACATTGCCGCAATGCAGTAACACCACACAATATTTAATCTCTAGGGGCTCTTGGATGGAAAACAGGAAGAGCCAATATGCATGCTTTAGATAAACTAGTGTTAGTATAGTATAGGATCTGACTATCAAGTAGAACGTCTGATTTTCAAGTAATTCGGCAACTGAATCTTATTTGATGTAGTCAACGAATAGTTAACCTTTTGCTAAGATTCCTGTTCTTTTTCATGGGGTGATTGCAATCTCGTAATGGCAAATTATGATACAACAGTCAGGGCCACGTATTGAGACAACATGTACGCTTTCGTATGGTAATACAACAAATATATATAGTCTTACAAAACAAGGGAGATGACAAAAACTTATTTTTAGCATGACAAAAACTATTAAGATGATGAGACTATCAAAGGTgaaatattatatatatatatatatatatatatatatatatatatatatatatatatatatagaaacaGAACTATTTATTCACTTGTTAAACACACATGCCGGCTATAATGTCTTGTTGCCATCTTTAGGAGGACAATCCGTTTATTCATGAGACACATGCCTAGCTAGCATTCCAAACATGGCCCAAGCCTAAGATCTACTACATCTTGTTCATACATTGCCAAGATAAAAATAAGCTGACCCTTGTTGGCCATCAGGCACATAGTTTCCTACCCCGCCCATTACAGCTTCAGTAGAACCCATCATCTGCTGCTCACAGCACATTGGCTGCTGGCCCACTTGTTGATTATATATGGAAGGGGAGCACTGAGCTAGGTTGTTCATGACTGCGAACGAGCTCGTCGGAGCCTGCAACCTAAAGCTTGGGTCATTGTTGAGGCTGGTGAAACAAAGGGTTTGCCGAGGGGCAGAACTATTATTTGCTGCCAATAGCTCGTTGTCATGGAGCCTGACATCATTGATGCTGTAACGCTTTGTCCCTGACAATGCCTTTTTCTCTATTCTCTTGAAAAACTTTTGTGCATGGCTTGAAACTTGGACAGGGGTCTTAGTGGTGACGAAGTGCTTGGATATGTTTTTCCAGTCGCCACGACCATAGACTTCCAGCCCATAAAGAAATGACCTGTGGACATAATGTTCACAAGAATTGTTAGGTTAAATTGTTTACTGAAAGATGAATTGTGCAGTTGTTTTATTGAAGCACCTAGTATAAATTGAAGCAAAGTACCTATTTGACAGGTTCGAATGACTACAGCAACACATGCTTATTTTTGTTGATTTACGGGTACGGGATAGATCGCAAGTATATCAGAAATTCATAAGTGAACGAACATTTTGTAACATATTGATCACCGAAAGATATTACAATTTCAAAATTATCATACCTCTATTTTTCTATAATGAAACGGCAATCATCAAAGTTTATTGATCTGTTTGATTGGGACAAGACGTACCATATTGCAATTTAATGGCCTATTTAACTGCCTTTCTATTTTTTAATCAAGGTCCAATCACATCAAAAATTTAAGGCAGAAAGAAATTTCATCAATATCTAATTTGCAGGGATTAGTATTTATCAAAAATGTAAACTGTAAACGTCCATGTATACATTTAGTAAAGTGCAATATCATTGCAAATTTAACATACTTGCCTCATAAAATTAATTTCAGACATGCTTAATTATCATATGTTGATTTTAAATAAAGGACAACTAAAACTAATGACGACGAAGAGTATAGGCATTGACTaacttgtgttcctctttggtcCAAAACTTTCGTTGATGTGGGGCAACAACTCGTCGATCATTGGAACTATTGTTCTCCAAGACCACCATTTTGTTCTTGTCTACCATCACCGGAGCCTCCTCCGTCTTCCTGATTCTTGTATCCTCCAGTATACAATGAAATGAAAATCCACTAACATCCATGGTCATCTCCCCATCCTCTTGTACCTCAATGTTTTCATTAACAAGGCCGCCCATGC belongs to Triticum urartu cultivar G1812 chromosome 7, Tu2.1, whole genome shotgun sequence and includes:
- the LOC125525786 gene encoding uncharacterized protein LOC125525786 encodes the protein MDPIANQGWTSSDVEEACSLIARLNTNKIMYDDDDNNKKHNYIVNSLHAFFPSKTMKQVIDLYVDLAMDMHMIQRREGTHVTGGSPQNIFTFCDPVNGNYELPKEENGGSSTHSVYPMGDHANENFGVREEETTIMDNNGLSFGCAMDDTRITVMGEAPLMADNNKMEVLENNISIDQPIVAPHQWGFLTDEEHSMGGLVNENIEVQEDGEMTMDVSGFSFHCILEDTRIRKTEEAPVMVDKNKMVVLENNSSNDRRVVAPHQRKFWTKEEHKSFLYGLEVYGRGDWKNISKHFVTTKTPVQVSSHAQKFFKRIEKKALSGTKRYSINDVRLHDNELLAANNSSAPRQTLCFTSLNNDPSFRLQAPTSSFAVMNNLAQCSPSIYNQQVGQQPMCCEQQMMGSTEAVMGGVGNYVPDGQQGSAYFYLGNV